In Paenibacillus ihbetae, the following are encoded in one genomic region:
- a CDS encoding MauE/DoxX family redox-associated membrane protein: protein MYEFAAISSTFPMLLSVTGYIWSAFFGDPDRFPGSPRLHALLVLLQFLTVTMVYGYPSSMSFVLLSVLYFTQGIGVVYYIRKKGRVDCGCLGPQFHSRLGWPLIAVNGLMGMLSWGWSHPSWFIYPEAVALNGFLLEGMLLLVSLLVIVGIPDAVHAIRIYRELAAPHAPYIKPR, encoded by the coding sequence ATGTATGAATTTGCCGCTATTTCCTCCACCTTCCCCATGCTGTTGTCGGTCACCGGCTACATCTGGAGTGCCTTCTTCGGGGATCCGGATCGATTCCCCGGCAGTCCCCGTTTGCACGCGCTGCTTGTATTGCTGCAGTTCCTTACCGTAACCATGGTTTACGGATATCCCTCATCCATGAGCTTTGTTTTGCTGTCGGTCCTGTATTTTACTCAGGGGATCGGCGTGGTTTATTACATACGGAAGAAAGGAAGGGTGGACTGCGGCTGTCTCGGTCCGCAATTTCATTCCCGACTCGGATGGCCGCTCATTGCGGTTAACGGGTTAATGGGAATGCTCAGCTGGGGTTGGAGCCATCCGTCGTGGTTTATCTATCCGGAAGCAGTCGCGCTGAACGGATTTCTGCTGGAGGGCATGCTGCTTCTCGTATCGCTGCTTGTCATCGTGGGCATTCCGGATGCCGTGCATGCCATCCGGATATACCGCGAGCTCGCTGCCCCGCATGCTCCGTACATCAAACCTAGGTAA
- a CDS encoding thioredoxin fold domain-containing protein translates to MNTFFWISYIILWLLVVPLVLLNLVLFRQLGIMVMGTARGVNQSGIPVGRKLPEAITTDLQGGSWSTSRLAGTSAILLFGSPTCKECAHIIPDFTRIAKKHQVKPVLLLFSSAEQAASYVSTIGYADEAVLVTPELARQLDVQVTPYAYAVDGSGVIRHKGLVNSREQLEAYVKATKAS, encoded by the coding sequence ATGAACACGTTTTTTTGGATATCCTATATTATTCTATGGCTCCTCGTTGTGCCGTTGGTTCTGCTTAACCTGGTCTTGTTCAGGCAGCTGGGAATCATGGTGATGGGAACTGCGCGGGGGGTGAATCAATCCGGCATTCCGGTCGGTCGCAAGCTTCCCGAAGCTATCACCACCGATCTGCAAGGGGGCTCCTGGTCGACGAGCCGCTTGGCCGGCACCTCAGCCATCCTGTTGTTCGGATCGCCGACCTGCAAGGAGTGCGCCCATATTATTCCCGATTTTACCCGAATTGCGAAGAAGCACCAGGTTAAGCCTGTCCTTCTGTTATTCTCGTCCGCTGAGCAAGCGGCGTCTTATGTCTCGACGATCGGCTATGCGGATGAAGCCGTCCTGGTTACCCCCGAGCTGGCCCGGCAGCTGGACGTCCAAGTAACGCCTTATGCATATGCGGTTGACGGCAGCGGCGTCATCAGGCACAAGGGGCTGGTCAACAGCCGCGAACAGCTGGAAGCCTACGTGAAGGCAACCAAGGCTTCCTGA
- a CDS encoding LytS/YhcK type 5TM receptor domain-containing protein, producing the protein MFELLITMTERIGIIVTIAFIVTRLRFFRTMLSQDKLSSVQRLQAVLVFGVLGIVGTYTGITVSTESLAVNKWMLQVSEDEAIANSRVVGIAMAGLFGGWKIGLGAGLVAGLHRFTLGGFTSLACGLATMLAGILASLFRKKNEQISVSAALILGALAESLQMLIILLLSRPFDQALNLVTFIGVPMIVANGIGCALFLLIIRSVVNEEQKAAAQQAQTSLRIARKTLGYMRQGMKPESAEAVCRILFEEVKASAIAMTDDRVILAHIGIGDDHHAPGRPLQTEVTRHVIEQGDLLIVDRHQIQCQMRDCPLGAAIVGPLKQGGETVGTLKFYFRSKKEITHVTTELMSGLSMLLSYQLEAAQLAEAKELAREAEIKTLQAQIHPHFLFNALNTILSLTRIDAMKARKLLRSLSDYIRQNLTAAAAEKATLQEELQHIRSYMSIEETRFEDKLAIQYEVEESALHAIVPPLTMQPLVENCIRHGFRNKTDDCIIRIRIAGKPSSGVTVSIKDNGEGIPAERLQQLGLQMMESSSGTGLAVFNVNRRLTLMYGASASLKIKSKESEGTEVVFHIPPASSAADDKFK; encoded by the coding sequence ATGTTCGAATTGCTGATCACCATGACCGAACGGATCGGCATTATTGTTACGATCGCTTTTATCGTGACCCGACTGCGGTTTTTCCGCACGATGCTGAGTCAGGACAAGCTGTCCTCCGTTCAGCGGCTCCAGGCCGTTCTGGTATTCGGCGTACTGGGCATTGTCGGAACGTACACCGGCATTACGGTCAGTACAGAGTCGCTTGCCGTTAATAAATGGATGCTCCAGGTGTCCGAGGACGAAGCCATAGCTAACTCACGGGTGGTCGGAATCGCGATGGCCGGTCTGTTCGGCGGATGGAAAATCGGTTTGGGGGCTGGGCTGGTTGCAGGCTTGCACCGTTTCACGTTAGGCGGCTTTACCAGCCTTGCCTGCGGATTGGCGACGATGCTGGCGGGCATTCTGGCAAGCCTGTTTCGGAAAAAGAACGAGCAGATCAGCGTTTCCGCTGCTTTAATCCTCGGAGCGCTGGCAGAATCGCTGCAGATGCTGATTATTCTGCTGCTTTCAAGGCCTTTTGACCAGGCGTTGAACCTCGTCACATTTATCGGGGTTCCCATGATCGTGGCTAATGGAATCGGCTGCGCCTTGTTCCTGCTGATCATCCGATCCGTAGTCAATGAAGAACAGAAGGCAGCAGCCCAACAGGCACAAACCTCGCTCCGCATTGCACGGAAGACGCTCGGTTACATGCGGCAGGGCATGAAGCCGGAATCAGCTGAAGCGGTCTGCCGGATTCTGTTCGAGGAAGTGAAGGCAAGCGCAATCGCGATGACCGATGACAGAGTCATCCTGGCCCACATCGGCATCGGGGACGATCATCATGCGCCAGGACGCCCGCTGCAGACGGAGGTGACCCGGCATGTTATCGAGCAGGGCGACCTGCTGATTGTCGACCGGCACCAAATCCAATGCCAGATGCGGGACTGTCCGCTCGGGGCGGCGATCGTCGGGCCGCTGAAGCAAGGAGGGGAGACGGTCGGGACGCTTAAATTTTATTTCCGCAGCAAGAAGGAAATCACGCATGTTACTACCGAGCTGATGTCCGGACTTAGTATGCTGTTAAGCTATCAGCTGGAAGCAGCGCAGCTTGCCGAAGCGAAGGAGCTGGCGAGAGAGGCCGAGATCAAGACGCTTCAGGCTCAGATCCATCCGCATTTTCTGTTTAACGCGCTCAATACGATTTTGTCGCTAACGAGGATTGACGCAATGAAAGCGCGCAAGCTGCTTCGGAGCTTGTCGGATTATATCCGGCAGAACTTAACGGCAGCTGCTGCCGAGAAAGCGACGCTTCAAGAGGAGCTGCAGCATATCCGATCCTACATGAGCATCGAAGAAACCAGGTTCGAGGATAAGCTTGCGATCCAATATGAGGTAGAAGAGTCTGCTTTGCACGCTATTGTTCCTCCGCTGACGATGCAGCCGCTCGTGGAAAATTGCATCCGGCACGGCTTCAGGAACAAGACGGATGATTGCATCATTCGCATCAGGATCGCCGGCAAGCCGTCTTCCGGCGTGACCGTTTCGATCAAGGATAACGGCGAAGGAATTCCGGCTGAACGTCTGCAGCAGCTCGGTCTACAGATGATGGAATCCTCATCGGGTACCGGGCTGGCCGTGTTCAACGTCAACCGTCGTTTGACGCTAATGTACGGGGCATCCGCTTCCTTAAAGATTAAGAGCAAGGAGTCAGAGGGTACCGAGGTTGTATTTCATATACCGCCGGCGTCTTCGGCAGCTGACGATAAGTTTAAATAA
- a CDS encoding GNAT family N-acetyltransferase: MMNYRQYDRNDILPCTKTFMQVFNEEPWNDGWTMERARKYLQDFTDTPEFVGVIAEDVSGAAGFIFGVRKRWWSADEFFIHEMCVRGTSQQSGIGTGMLQFLERELTASGVSNMTLLTNRNIPAESFYKRNGFNEIDRLVFMSKDLK, from the coding sequence ATGATGAACTATAGACAATATGATCGAAATGACATTCTTCCATGCACCAAAACCTTTATGCAGGTCTTTAATGAAGAGCCGTGGAACGATGGATGGACAATGGAGCGCGCACGGAAATACTTGCAGGATTTCACCGATACGCCTGAATTTGTCGGGGTTATCGCTGAAGATGTGAGCGGGGCAGCGGGCTTTATCTTTGGCGTACGCAAGCGATGGTGGAGTGCGGATGAGTTCTTTATTCACGAAATGTGCGTGCGTGGTACCAGTCAACAATCGGGCATAGGCACCGGCATGCTTCAATTCCTGGAGCGGGAGCTTACGGCTTCCGGGGTCAGCAACATGACGCTCTTAACGAATCGGAACATACCTGCAGAATCGTTTTACAAGCGGAACGGATTCAACGAAATCGACAGATTGGTGTTTATGAGCAAGGATTTGAAATAA
- a CDS encoding spermidine synthase: MNGAKGVEKVRILLHDTSEVHELKVYDTEELDGVKGRFRVLEFSDQAVQGVLDLNDPERIVFEYPRAIIHLIDANHSDFEDMFLIGHGIGTIARHYANRRITAAEVDKRVAELARTFFGSEAESVRIGDGRELLEREAQDTLDVIIVDAFTKEGTPRHLASAEFFMMAADRLRDQGIMIMNLIGRGTTDPYIRAIHTTLYTVFSYTKAFRLSDRRTDIQNIILIGAARPILYQERHMAGFREATLEQGYVITDRP, encoded by the coding sequence ATGAATGGAGCGAAGGGGGTGGAGAAGGTGCGTATTCTGCTCCATGATACGAGTGAGGTTCATGAATTGAAAGTATACGATACAGAGGAGTTAGACGGGGTGAAGGGACGTTTCCGCGTGCTTGAATTCTCCGATCAGGCTGTGCAGGGCGTTCTGGATCTGAACGATCCGGAGCGGATCGTCTTTGAGTACCCGAGAGCGATCATTCACCTGATCGATGCCAATCATTCGGATTTCGAGGACATGTTCCTGATCGGGCACGGCATCGGGACGATCGCCCGCCATTATGCGAACAGGCGGATAACGGCAGCCGAGGTGGACAAGCGGGTGGCGGAGCTGGCCCGCACCTTTTTCGGCAGCGAAGCTGAATCCGTGAGAATTGGCGATGGGCGCGAGCTGCTGGAGAGGGAAGCTCAGGATACTTTGGACGTTATTATTGTGGATGCCTTTACGAAGGAAGGAACGCCGCGGCATCTGGCTTCTGCGGAATTTTTCATGATGGCGGCAGATAGGCTGCGTGATCAGGGTATTATGATTATGAACCTGATTGGACGAGGAACTACGGACCCTTATATCCGTGCGATCCACACGACGCTCTATACGGTGTTTTCCTATACGAAGGCATTTCGTCTGTCCGATCGCCGCACAGATATTCAAAATATCATTCTCATCGGAGCCGCGCGCCCTATTCTGTATCAGGAGCGTCATATGGCCGGCTTCCGGGAGGCAACTCTTGAGCAGGGCTATGTGATAACGGATCGTCCGTAG
- a CDS encoding GNAT family N-acetyltransferase: MKSIAIYNMAEAGRDVRDEVAEVFVDGYYGELSYFTKDRSTLISAFKDLFSSEVFYVAERQGRIAGILACSNNRRRAMQVKLDPLQDAFGAQTGELAYQVMKNEFNTALPYDDGTGYIECVATLTRDRGKGISSALLKYVLEKLPYRRYVLEVTDSNEAAHRIYSKLGFREFERKAEANAEVVGFKYRIYMEWTREK, encoded by the coding sequence ATGAAATCCATCGCGATTTATAACATGGCCGAAGCGGGGCGCGACGTACGGGATGAAGTGGCAGAGGTTTTCGTGGATGGGTATTATGGTGAATTATCTTATTTCACGAAAGATCGTTCGACCCTTATTTCCGCCTTCAAAGATCTGTTTAGCTCCGAGGTCTTCTATGTGGCAGAACGCCAAGGCAGGATTGCCGGTATACTGGCCTGCTCCAACAATCGGCGGCGGGCGATGCAGGTCAAACTAGATCCGCTTCAGGACGCATTCGGCGCGCAAACGGGAGAACTGGCTTATCAAGTCATGAAAAACGAGTTTAATACCGCTTTGCCTTACGATGACGGGACGGGGTATATCGAATGTGTGGCGACTTTGACCCGTGATCGTGGAAAAGGCATTTCCTCAGCCTTGTTGAAATATGTGCTGGAGAAGCTGCCATATCGCCGCTATGTACTTGAGGTTACCGATTCCAACGAAGCCGCACATCGGATTTACTCGAAATTAGGGTTCCGAGAGTTTGAGCGGAAAGCGGAAGCGAATGCCGAAGTCGTAGGGTTTAAATACCGCATTTATATGGAGTGGACACGCGAGAAATGA
- a CDS encoding Ig-like domain-containing protein, with protein MLKSSRFRKCGLLFLTAILLAVCIPLPSAKAAAMITIDSHQDGQTIQPGTAELSGIYSGVYDLELIVNGNMVTDVHMKDPDGDDSGTWSYSLDTTQLDGAIEIVLKSKDVVTRYGVWSPWIYLNIDNPPANKPQVQIVSPAENTRLRSKVDVQISADGKNPISRVELRIDGGEWIPVPPAKKGYLYTWDTRRLTQPVHSLEARATDTHGNTGYSLSVYAQTGNTASGSISAAHAAVTSDVYEDDPNIDQDDVAGTETVDWAPFHPESVTDLTYGDTHPLPDQDRAIWIWENASYPLVLNPNARYSFAAMAKDTAAFDQRPIKTLYLAVGKYQGTMMLEDYRNEVQRFITWAHEEGFDVQALIAGGTAPPYFGAYSRYHAQAVKEFEQVLNYNLASEASARFDGINLDTEPYILPDFKTAKPSVQIQYLDMLKLLMSRKAASGLSLSVGAAIPRWYDSSADAGNITWNGGTKWLSEHIQDTADYISIMNYRDQAEGSAGIIAHAVNELAYASRIGKPKSVVIGVETKDIADGGDPETISFHEEGRLYMEQELNKVYAAFEDDPAFGGIAIHHYASLVDFPSKWGPGGFKWQPPADNEPPGLVSRVSASAFDYQRIDIHYDMAMDNSAVNEYRIYRGTDAAFEIGPDTYAGSSNTLSFEDTGLLPNTTYHYKITAVDISGNEGAPSAAAAATTAPSAMKPMIIDHMTITYNEGTATVTIQVVDMETKQPISARVSGRYTHMAGKYVQGVTNTEGMFTSRSEHISVPSGEIGFLPRRILADSYYWAGAYDQLPYPTVIWEP; from the coding sequence ATGTTAAAAAGCTCGAGGTTTCGCAAATGTGGACTCTTGTTCCTGACGGCAATTCTGCTCGCTGTCTGTATTCCCCTCCCTTCTGCCAAAGCGGCAGCGATGATCACCATTGATTCTCATCAGGATGGACAAACCATTCAGCCGGGTACGGCCGAGCTGTCAGGTATCTACTCCGGCGTCTATGATCTCGAACTGATCGTGAACGGAAACATGGTGACTGACGTCCACATGAAGGATCCGGACGGGGATGACAGCGGGACTTGGTCTTATTCGCTTGATACGACTCAGCTGGACGGGGCTATAGAAATTGTCCTCAAATCCAAAGATGTTGTAACCCGGTACGGAGTTTGGTCTCCATGGATTTATCTGAATATCGATAATCCCCCGGCTAACAAACCTCAAGTTCAAATCGTAAGTCCAGCCGAGAACACCCGGCTAAGAAGTAAAGTCGACGTCCAGATTTCGGCCGATGGCAAAAATCCGATATCGCGCGTCGAGCTCCGAATCGACGGGGGCGAGTGGATCCCGGTTCCGCCGGCCAAGAAAGGATATTTATATACCTGGGATACCCGTCGATTAACGCAGCCGGTCCACAGCCTGGAAGCCAGAGCAACCGATACGCACGGCAATACAGGTTACAGCTTATCCGTCTATGCGCAAACCGGAAATACTGCATCCGGCAGTATTTCGGCTGCCCATGCTGCCGTCACTAGCGACGTTTACGAGGATGATCCCAACATTGACCAGGATGATGTTGCGGGAACGGAAACCGTCGATTGGGCGCCCTTCCATCCAGAATCGGTTACAGACCTTACTTACGGGGATACTCACCCCCTTCCCGATCAGGACCGGGCAATCTGGATATGGGAAAATGCCTCCTATCCCCTGGTGCTAAACCCGAATGCGCGGTATTCTTTCGCTGCCATGGCCAAGGACACCGCTGCCTTTGATCAGCGCCCCATCAAGACGCTGTATCTGGCCGTCGGGAAATATCAGGGAACCATGATGCTGGAAGATTACCGAAATGAAGTGCAGCGGTTTATTACGTGGGCACATGAAGAAGGCTTTGATGTGCAGGCTTTGATTGCCGGCGGTACCGCACCTCCCTACTTCGGGGCTTACAGCCGTTATCACGCACAGGCAGTCAAAGAATTCGAGCAGGTATTGAATTATAATCTCGCCTCCGAAGCGTCCGCCAGATTTGACGGAATCAATCTGGACACCGAACCGTATATCCTGCCTGATTTCAAAACGGCGAAGCCCTCCGTCCAAATTCAGTATCTGGATATGCTGAAGCTGCTCATGTCACGAAAAGCGGCGTCCGGACTTTCGCTCTCAGTGGGAGCTGCCATTCCGAGATGGTATGATTCTTCGGCGGATGCCGGCAATATCACCTGGAATGGGGGGACCAAGTGGTTGTCCGAGCACATTCAGGACACTGCAGATTACATCTCCATCATGAATTATCGGGATCAGGCCGAAGGCTCCGCAGGCATTATTGCCCATGCCGTAAACGAGCTGGCTTATGCATCCAGGATCGGTAAACCTAAATCCGTCGTGATCGGAGTCGAGACGAAAGACATTGCCGATGGCGGAGATCCGGAGACCATCAGCTTCCATGAGGAAGGTCGGCTCTATATGGAACAGGAGCTCAACAAGGTATACGCAGCTTTCGAAGACGATCCTGCGTTTGGCGGGATTGCGATCCACCACTACGCTTCGTTGGTCGATTTCCCGAGCAAGTGGGGGCCTGGCGGGTTCAAATGGCAGCCTCCAGCAGACAACGAGCCTCCCGGACTGGTCAGCCGGGTATCCGCGTCTGCATTCGATTACCAGCGGATCGACATTCATTATGATATGGCTATGGACAACAGCGCCGTGAACGAATATCGGATCTATCGCGGTACCGATGCTGCATTCGAGATTGGTCCGGATACGTATGCAGGTTCATCGAACACTCTGTCATTCGAGGACACCGGGCTGCTGCCAAACACGACGTATCACTACAAAATTACGGCCGTTGACATCAGCGGCAATGAAGGAGCACCCAGTGCTGCTGCAGCTGCAACTACAGCTCCGTCCGCAATGAAGCCCATGATCATTGACCATATGACCATTACCTATAATGAAGGCACCGCTACGGTTACCATCCAGGTCGTTGACATGGAGACGAAGCAGCCGATTTCTGCAAGGGTCAGCGGACGATACACCCATATGGCTGGAAAGTATGTTCAAGGAGTGACAAATACGGAAGGCATGTTCACCTCCCGTTCTGAACACATCTCGGTGCCGAGCGGCGAGATCGGTTTCCTCCCGCGACGCATACTTGCAGATTCCTATTATTGGGCTGGCGCCTATGATCAACTCCCCTACCCGACCGTCATCTGGGAACCATAA
- a CDS encoding GNAT family N-acetyltransferase gives MAGIEIRRPGHDDVETLALFFRVVVTDTFAKEGLAEMEEDIEQEIESKIQYLHWDLDSGGEHRYFLIALNEGHVVGTIEYGPANAMIRQHAPWNMQDIMEVGTVFVHPDYQGRGIGSLLLNVIWLSMMERGYREFCLDSGYSAAQSIWKKKFGEPDVLLQDYWGEGLHHMIWRRPIAVKPE, from the coding sequence ATGGCGGGCATTGAGATCCGGAGACCCGGGCACGATGATGTCGAGACGCTTGCGCTTTTTTTTCGAGTCGTTGTAACCGATACGTTCGCCAAGGAAGGCTTGGCGGAAATGGAGGAGGATATCGAACAGGAAATCGAATCGAAAATTCAATACTTGCATTGGGATCTGGATTCAGGAGGCGAACATCGGTATTTCCTAATTGCCCTGAATGAAGGCCATGTCGTGGGTACGATCGAATACGGGCCGGCCAACGCCATGATCCGGCAGCACGCTCCATGGAACATGCAGGACATCATGGAGGTGGGTACCGTATTCGTTCACCCTGACTATCAAGGCAGGGGAATCGGAAGCCTGCTCTTAAACGTCATTTGGTTGTCGATGATGGAGCGGGGATACCGGGAATTTTGCCTGGACAGCGGATATTCTGCGGCCCAAAGCATTTGGAAGAAGAAGTTTGGAGAACCCGATGTTCTCCTGCAGGATTATTGGGGCGAAGGCCTTCATCATATGATCTGGAGAAGACCGATTGCTGTAAAGCCTGAATAA
- a CDS encoding carbon starvation protein A, whose amino-acid sequence MITFIVSILLLILGYFTYGKYIEKLFGVKEERSTPAYVNQDGVDYLPMSTGKNSLIQLLNIAGVGPIFGPIMGALYGPVAFLWIVFGCIFAGAVHDYLTGMISIRNRGAHLPELAGKFLGKVMKHVVNAFAILLLILVGTVFVTSPASLLHNLMNGSISLWMITVAIFGYYILATLLPIDKIIGRFYPIFGALLLIASVGVGAMLIIQKAPIPELTFTNMHPDNLPIFPLLFLTITCGALSGFHATQTPIISRTTQREGQGRKIFYGMMIAEGIIAMVWAAAAMSLFHGSTGLNELLASGGTGLVVSEVAKVTLGAVVGTFAVLGVIVLPITSGDTAFRSARMIIADYIKLPQLSMKSRLLIAVPLFVISIALTQIDFNILWRYFSWANQATGVIALFVGAMYLYIARKNFWVALIPGAMMLYTTTVYILNAQIGFRLSMNASYIVGAVISAVLVVVFFKAAQRARAAKLPLEVDVSDFNKAA is encoded by the coding sequence ATGATTACCTTCATCGTATCGATTTTGCTGTTAATACTCGGTTATTTTACGTATGGGAAATATATTGAGAAGTTATTCGGCGTCAAAGAGGAGCGGTCCACGCCGGCTTACGTCAATCAGGATGGCGTTGACTACTTGCCGATGAGTACGGGCAAAAACTCCTTGATCCAGCTGCTTAACATCGCGGGTGTCGGACCGATCTTCGGGCCGATCATGGGAGCCTTATACGGTCCGGTTGCCTTTCTGTGGATTGTATTTGGCTGCATATTCGCCGGAGCCGTGCATGACTATCTGACCGGTATGATCTCGATTCGCAACCGCGGTGCCCATCTGCCCGAGCTCGCGGGCAAATTCTTGGGGAAAGTCATGAAGCATGTGGTCAACGCTTTCGCAATTCTGCTCCTGATCCTGGTAGGAACGGTATTCGTCACCTCGCCGGCAAGCCTGCTTCACAACCTGATGAATGGCTCTATCAGCTTGTGGATGATTACAGTTGCTATCTTCGGCTATTATATCTTGGCAACGCTGCTGCCCATCGACAAAATTATCGGCCGCTTCTACCCGATCTTCGGTGCGCTGCTGCTGATTGCCTCGGTCGGCGTCGGGGCGATGCTGATCATCCAGAAGGCGCCGATTCCCGAGCTGACATTTACCAATATGCATCCTGACAACCTGCCGATCTTCCCGCTGCTGTTCCTGACGATTACTTGCGGAGCTTTGTCGGGGTTTCACGCGACTCAGACACCGATCATCTCGCGAACGACGCAGCGTGAGGGGCAGGGACGCAAAATCTTCTATGGCATGATGATCGCCGAAGGGATTATCGCCATGGTATGGGCAGCTGCGGCGATGAGCTTGTTCCACGGCTCGACCGGTCTGAATGAGCTTCTCGCATCAGGCGGCACAGGGCTTGTCGTAAGCGAAGTCGCGAAGGTGACGCTTGGGGCGGTTGTCGGTACATTCGCTGTGCTTGGGGTTATTGTTCTGCCGATTACGTCAGGCGATACGGCATTCCGCAGCGCGCGGATGATCATCGCCGATTATATCAAGCTGCCGCAGCTTAGCATGAAAAGCCGGCTTCTCATTGCCGTTCCGCTCTTTGTGATTTCGATAGCGCTTACGCAGATCGATTTTAACATTCTGTGGCGTTACTTCTCTTGGGCTAACCAGGCGACTGGTGTGATTGCCCTGTTTGTCGGGGCGATGTATTTGTACATTGCACGCAAAAACTTCTGGGTGGCCCTGATTCCCGGTGCGATGATGCTATACACCACGACGGTGTATATTTTGAACGCGCAAATCGGCTTCCGTTTGTCCATGAACGCTTCCTACATCGTCGGTGCAGTCATCAGTGCGGTTCTGGTGGTCGTCTTCTTTAAAGCCGCACAAAGAGCCCGAGCCGCCAAGCTTCCGCTGGAAGTGGATGTCTCCGATTTCAACAAGGCTGCATAA
- a CDS encoding sulfite exporter TauE/SafE family protein, with translation MEYVLLVLVGMLAAVSGAIAGLGGGFIIVPVLALMYTMPVSQISGTSMAVLFVSAISSTWAYARQKRIDYRSGLAFSVAMIPGSVLGAWTTSIVGSRVFFVALGLFLMLMAVVINFKPTQSRGGFLRPTVTRNFIDASGVEHRYAFNLWFGSGVAFFVGFISSLFGIGGGSVMVPTMILFLAFPPHIATATSMFSILLSSLVGTISHVVLDHVLWGTFIWLAIGALAGGQIGAKLASKIPGLVIVRILSVCLFIVAIRLMFKG, from the coding sequence ATGGAATATGTTTTGCTGGTGCTTGTCGGAATGCTGGCCGCGGTGAGCGGGGCGATTGCCGGCCTTGGAGGCGGATTTATCATTGTGCCGGTACTGGCCCTCATGTATACAATGCCGGTGTCCCAGATATCGGGCACATCAATGGCCGTTCTGTTCGTCAGTGCGATCTCCAGCACATGGGCCTACGCGAGGCAAAAACGAATTGATTACCGGAGCGGCCTGGCGTTCTCGGTAGCCATGATACCGGGCTCTGTGCTGGGTGCCTGGACGACAAGCATTGTGGGGAGCCGTGTTTTTTTTGTAGCGCTTGGACTCTTCCTGATGCTGATGGCGGTTGTGATCAACTTCAAGCCGACCCAGAGCCGGGGCGGCTTCCTCCGGCCGACGGTGACAAGAAACTTCATCGATGCCTCCGGCGTTGAGCATCGCTATGCGTTCAATTTGTGGTTCGGCTCGGGGGTTGCGTTTTTTGTCGGTTTCATCTCCAGCTTGTTCGGCATCGGCGGCGGCTCGGTAATGGTGCCTACGATGATCCTGTTCCTGGCCTTTCCGCCGCATATCGCCACCGCAACGTCCATGTTTTCAATTTTGCTTTCCTCGCTGGTGGGAACCATCTCTCATGTCGTGCTCGACCATGTGTTATGGGGGACGTTCATTTGGCTTGCGATCGGAGCGCTGGCCGGGGGCCAAATCGGTGCCAAGCTTGCCTCCAAAATACCGGGGCTCGTCATCGTGCGGATATTGTCGGTTTGCTTGTTCATCGTGGCGATCCGGCTGATGTTTAAAGGATAG
- a CDS encoding LytR/AlgR family response regulator transcription factor, producing MTERIRTIIVDDERYSREELAFLLKQHPSIEVAGEAGSGEEAVLKTLQLQPDAVFLDVEMPLMNGLAAAEAMLEMKKPPKIVFATAYPQFGADAFQYEAIDYLLKPIDEERLAETVRRLEKTILSPKQQSPAPMKSCGKLSLEEDGQIHFIDPDDIIFISREDTYTKIVTVHREFHVKTPLKELEAKLRLYPFFRIHKSYIVHLKYAKRLIPWFNGAYQLELKGSSELLAVSRNYAKAFREALEL from the coding sequence ATGACAGAACGAATCAGAACCATCATTGTGGATGATGAACGATACAGCCGCGAGGAGCTCGCATTTCTATTAAAGCAGCATCCTTCAATCGAAGTTGCGGGCGAAGCGGGATCCGGAGAGGAAGCGGTGCTGAAAACGTTGCAGCTGCAGCCCGACGCGGTATTTCTCGATGTTGAAATGCCGCTCATGAACGGACTTGCGGCGGCCGAAGCCATGCTGGAGATGAAGAAGCCCCCGAAAATCGTGTTCGCCACCGCGTATCCGCAGTTCGGGGCCGATGCCTTCCAGTATGAGGCGATAGACTATCTCCTGAAGCCCATTGACGAGGAGCGTCTGGCTGAGACGGTTCGAAGATTGGAAAAAACGATCCTATCGCCGAAGCAGCAATCGCCAGCGCCGATGAAGTCCTGCGGCAAGCTGTCGTTGGAGGAGGATGGACAGATTCATTTTATCGATCCGGATGACATTATTTTTATATCGCGAGAAGATACGTACACCAAGATTGTTACCGTCCATCGGGAGTTTCATGTGAAGACGCCGCTCAAGGAGCTGGAGGCGAAGCTACGGCTGTACCCGTTCTTTCGGATCCATAAAAGCTATATCGTTCATCTTAAATATGCTAAAAGACTCATCCCATGGTTTAATGGGGCATACCAGCTCGAGCTCAAGGGGAGCAGCGAGCTGCTGGCCGTGAGCCGCAATTACGCCAAGGCTTTTCGCGAAGCATTGGAGCTGTAG